AACAGCATCTGTGTCTGAAATGCATTTTCTTGTGTACTGTCTTCTCCGTAAGGAGGGTGGTAGGCAGTGGGGTGTAGGCAGTGGGAGCTAAGGAGACACAGACTCTGGAAGGGGAACTGACTTCTACTAGGTCACCTCGCTGGTAAGCGGCAGGTCTGGACCCAGAGCCCCAGGGGTGTGTGGCCTGGGGTTCCAGGATGCCCTCCACTGTGCTAGCTTTCTCTAAAccgctggaggaggaggcagcgtcAGCTAAGGCGCAGCTAGGGCCCTCTCCTGAGTCATTCTTCTTGTCACAACTTGGCCTGGATAGCTCAGTGGCTCTTGGTTTTCCTGCTGTAAAAGGGGCTTATCATTCTTCCCTCGATGACCGCCATCTCACCAGGGGCTGTGAGGAAGAGTGAGATCATCAGAGCTCATAAAAGCGCATCCAAGAAGCCCTCACATTTAGCAAAACACAAGCTGTCGTTCTCCAGAGAGTGACAGGGTAGGAGGGGCTGTGATTGGGAAGGTTGGCCATAGTCTGCCTGGTCAGAACTATGCCAAGAGGGAAAGGGGTTTTACTCGCAACAGGAGAGAATCTGATGAACTGTCAGAGAAGACggttcttttctgtttgtttgtttttaaatatatatatatttgtattgatttcagagaggaagggagagctagaaacatcaatgatgagagaatcattgaccagctgcctcctgcacaccccctactggggatcgagcccgcaacccaggcatgtgcccttgaccggaatcgaaccggggaccgtTCAGGCTGCaagcctatgctctatccactgagccaaaccagctagggccagagaaGACTGTTCTAAACAGCTTTTAGTGCATATGACAGGATGGCTAGAATCCTCTCAGGGAAACATTTAGGAAATACCGATGGACCCCTGTTGTGTGCagggcccctgcctggccctAGATGATATCCAGCTTGGTCACATTTCTTCCAAGCATCGAGCCATTTCCCAACGCAGCCCTGTGTTCTGCTTGCCAACAGGATCAAGGAACTCAAGGGTTTCCAGGCCTTGCGACAAGAGAAAACTGAGAAGTATGAGAAGGAAAACGGTGGAAGTTTCCACCTGATTTATCCCAATCTGAATTCGGAGAAGTATGAGAAGTTTTTCCAGGACAATAACTCCCTCTTCCAGAATACTGCCACCTCCAGGGCCCGGGAGCTGTATGCCCGGTAGGAAAGCACCTTGGAGGTGGGCTTGACCTGCTGGATGATTGGCCTGGGTCTGTGAGGAGGGTTTATGAGCTCCAGTCTCCAACCTTGAACTTGACAGAGAAGCATTTGCTTTGGTGTCACAAGGACCAGTGTTGTTAAGTAGCTATGTGGCTGTTTCTAGAAACTCGCCCCTGAGACAGGCACCCCCCTACACACCCCCTCTCCAGAATGCCCAGCCCCTCAGATTCCTGCAGGTATATAATCTGAGAGCTGGGAGGGACTCATCCCATCCAGTCCGGTCCCCGCCCACCACCTCATTTATGGAAGGGGAGGACGGGGCAGAGAAGACATCATACAGAGTAATGACAAGAAAGAGACTACGGTCCGTCTCCTGATTCATGGGACTACGTTATTTCCATTACACTATTGGCCAGAGGCCCAGGATATGAAGTGGTCCATTGTGGGAGCCCCTGACTTTGGCCTGTCCAGCCCCTCTCTTCAGCACCTGTCATGTATGGGATCTGTCCTCCTGGGAGGTAGGGAGCGAGATAGGGTGGTGGTGGAGTGTGGTGGAGTCCCCTTCCCGCGTTTTTCTCCTTGGATGCTATTCCCAAGCCTGGGAATGACGTGGTTTAAGGGATgcctctcctccacctcctgtTCTGTGACCTTCAATCACGTGTGCAGACTGAACatcctgggagggaagggggagttcCCTGCTCTTTGCCCAGTCCTGTCCACCCCATTCAAAGCCCATCCCTAGCCTACTGACACTCACTGTTCCTCAATGGGCAGGCAACTGATCCAGGAGCTGAGACTGAAACAGGAGAAAAAATCCTTGCAAACGAAAGAGAAGAAGGTAGAGATGCAGGGAGAATCGGCAGGCGAGCACGCGAGAGGCAAGGGGGCGAAAAGCTGGCAACAGACACAACAGCGAAAATACAAGGCCGCCGCCACCCAAGTCTCCAAACAAGTAAATCCGGATGGGAGGGGAGCATGCGTGCCTAGCACCCTTCCCTGGCTGCGGCCAATTtattcgggggtggggggggtcagggaggggggGATGCTGAGGAAGCCACTGCTCAGAGCCCGGATGCACTGAAGGAATGGGCTGTACGGAGGGCTGGGCCACAGGAGGGGGACCCCGGAAGTCACAAGGAGCCCAGCGTCCTTCGGAGGACCCCTCCATCCAGGCAGAGAGGATGCTCACTGGTCTTGCCTTGCTCCATCAGTAGGAGTTAGCAGCTGGGAGGGTGAGCACAATCTCCACATAGGGGGCAGGCTCCAGGACTACATGTACTCATTGTTCCCAGCTCCAGTTGGGATTGTAGTGCTCTCTTCCAGGAGGCCAGGGGCACCGCCTAGAAAGGGAAGAGGTTCTGGGAGGCAGGACCCTCAGAGCATTACATGGGGTGACTGACCACAGCTGGGTCCTTccagcctgctctctgctccGAGTGTGGGCAGTCCCCCACTGTGGGCCATGGTTGTCCTGTGATCTGACTCTCTGGATCCCCCCCGTCTCTGCCTAGCTCTCTCTGTAGGCTCAGTGGAGAGATTCGGTTGACTTTTCAGTCCATCTCCTTCTTCTCAATGACTCACCCAAAGAGACAGGATTAGAGcacgtgtttgtttgttttcataacTTTACTGGGGCCATAGACCCTCTGAGTATCTGATAAAAGCCATGGAATCTCTTACTATGACGTATGCAaagatagtattttaaaatatatatattttattgattttttacagagaagaagggagagggatagagagttagaaacatcgatgagagatcagctgcctcctgcacaccccctactggggttgtgcccgcaaccaaggtacatgcccttgaccgaaatagaacctgggaccctttagtccgcaggccgacgctctatccactgagccaaaccggttagggctacaaaGATAGTTTCAAGTGGTTCAAAGACCCCGTGAAACCATCCATGAGCTCTCTAGGAGTCCCTGAACTCGAGGTGAAGAGCCCCAGATTAGAGAGACTTTTGATACCGATTGCTTTCCTTCTCCCCCTCATCTCCTTTGCACCTACTCTTGGGTGCAGATGAATCTGGACGTGGACAGAGCTGGGTTCCCATGAGCTGTGTGTTTCGTTTCCTCCTTTCCAATCCCTCCAGTCGCTGACACTGGTGCCCTCCGCGCCTGACATGCTCTTGgatgtcagagatgaaaagaaaaatgagacagaGATCAGCCTCAACCAGGAGGCCCCCAAGAAGGAAGACGGCCCTGCTTCCCCCGAGCCTTCCTCTGCGAGACATTACTGCTCTCTCCCCGACCTGAGGAACTCGAGCCTTTTCAGCTGCTCTGGGCTGGATCTCAGTAAACCCATCTCCAGAATCAAGGAAGTCAAGTGTGCGTCTGTAGTGAACATTCTCCCCAGCCCCGTGGTAAGTGGGGAGGTCTACCCCCCAGGGGGCTGAGCTCGGGAGGCGGTGGTGGGACTCTTGCTTTCTTGTCCCTTCTCTGCCCCTGACTTCCTATGGGTCCTTTGAGtaagcctccttccctccctgggcctTGATTTCCCCACTGTGATGCCCAAGGCGTGGAATGGCGCAGCTGCTAGGAAGAGAGGCCTATACTTTGAGGGCTGTTGGAAAGGCTGGCCCATGCATCCCCTCTTTTTAGGCAGGGCACCTCCTCGGGCTACTTTGACAAATGACCGCACACTTGGCGGCTTAAAACACACATCTATTCTCTCAAGTTCtgaaggctagaagtctgagaacAAGGGCCAAGTGGCAGGAAGTCACAGAGAGAATAAGTATTAGGGGGTCACTTCACCCTCTGGGGACCACGGCTCCTTGGCTTGGTGGTGAAGTTTCCCCTCTCAGGACTTCAGATTCCTTAGGCCCTGCTGTTGATTGTGCTGCTATCACCGCATAAATCCATCACATCATCACCTCAGCATTTCATGGATGTGGGgagtggagaaaagaaaagggggtCTTTGAGCCAAAACTCTAGGgctatttatttgttgttgtttttttgtctgatGTCATTTCTCTTTAGCCTGAAAAACTCCCTTTAGTGTTTATTGTAATGCTCCCCTCTCGGCTGGTGATGAACTTTCTACTTTTGTTTACTTGAAAAAGCCTTTATTTAGCTTTCACTTTGAAGGATATTTTTGTTAGACCTAGAATTCTGGgttaacattatttttcttgcaacactttaaaaatgttgttcCACTGTcttctagttttctttcttttttagagatttttaattgatttttagagggggggggcgggaggaagagagagagagagaagcatcaatgtgagaatggAACACTGATGGTTGCCatgggggatcgaacctgcaaccgggcatgtgccctgaccggaattgaaccggcaacctctcGGCGATTGGGccgatgcccaaccaattgagtcacactggccagggctctttctttcttaaaaattcatAACATTGTCCCCTGTATGCAATGTGTCACTTTTTAATGGGTGCTCTTTGTCTCTGAATTCAAccaatttgattatgatgtgtctgggtgtacttttatttgtatttatcctATTTAGGATACTTGAACTTAATGGTTTTGTAAATTGAGGACTTTCACCATATTTGAGAAGTTTATAgccgttatttcttcaaatattttttctgccttATTCTGTTCCtttctattttactttctgtctctgtgactgCTCTAGGTACCGCATATAAGTAGAAATATACAATATTTGTACTTACAtgcctggtttatttcacttagcataatgttttcaaagttcagtCATGTTGTATTATGTATcggaattttcttctttttaaagactgaatagtattccattatatgcatCTACCGCacttgatttattcattcatcttttgGTGGAcatttggctactgtgaataatgttgctgGGATCATTGGTgtacatagttttttaaaaggaactaATAACTTATTTTGAGTGTATACCTAGGCACAGAATTGCTGGTCACAGGGTATTTGTAATcttattttaccaaatatttctaGATGATTCACCAGAATGACTGTCTGCATTCTcatcagcagtgcatgagagtCCCTGTGCCTCTGCATCTCACCAACAGCTTTCTAATTTTTGCTAATCTAATAGCTGTAGAATGGCTATTTCTCTGATTACTAATCTCTAGTGTTTAAAATCTCTGTCACATTCAAAGACCTCCAGAGGAAGCTGTGTGGACATCCCTACCATATTCTGCCCTAGTgtttaacccagtggtcggcaaactcattagtcaacagagccaaatatcaacagtacaacgactgaaatttcttttgagagccaaatttttttaaactgaaactatataggtaggtacattgttattcacttaatgagggcactcctaagctggcctttgctaaaaacgtcctcaatctgattgaggtacgttcgccgTGGTCgacccttccaactctcccatccacactcgtcttgtatacttgtttcgtctatctcctttcgctcatcctctatatgtccaaaccatctcagcatacctttctcaatcctcaacactacatcttctttcactccacaacgttccctaaaattaacttaataaactttacttagaagttttaagtcttagttaaaagACTTATAGGtgcgttgaataaaacttgatatcatacttaataacaatattatattgataaaattaaattccttacaatttaccttataatatccataaaattaaatcatgacaatgactgacaaacactaatgtgaacaatggccttgcatctccttggaaagcttgggtaagtcaggtttgtattttgttgtttttaattttaggcacgattccaggttctcatcaataaggcaacttctcaatttactcttgataaggttcatgcttgaaaatgattgttcgcatacatatgtagacccgaataaggaaagaacagaaaacgctagtttttttcagttgattatatgagtcaggaatattattccccccacttcttctaatgccacttcttcaaaatagactcacccaggccgaaaacggACTTCTgccatgggccacgaagtttcaatcgcactgtaagtgcgcacccgcacgtggtattttgtggaagagccacactcaaggggccaaagagccgcatgtggctcatggagccgcagtttgccaaccactggtttaaccaattcctggtcagaggaaACTATTCTAACCCAATCTTTCATCCTGCTGATGAAATCAGTTCTTAATCTGTTTAAATCAAGAATGGCATAGCAGGGAGCCCTTTGCTTTCCACAATCACATTTTGGATTGTTTTCTCTTCCAGCTCTTATCATCATTAGAGACCTCAGAAACCTGCACCCAGTTCTCAGACTCCCCTGAGTCCCCGCTGCTGAGCACGACGAACAGCCCAGAATGCAGTAGCCCAGAGATGGACAGAGTGGTCTCCCTGAAATGCAAACAGCAGACCCCCCAGTACCTCTTCCAGGAGAAAATATCAACGATTTCTCTGCCGGCAAAATCCCAGCGCTACTCGTTGAACCCACGTTGGACTTGGCTAAAGAATAACGCGAGGAAACAGCATCTGATGTCAGAGCTGTTCACCAAGGTGCACCTGAGGGAGAAGCTCTCCTTGTTCCCAGCTTCCTGCAACCCAAAGCTGGCGTTACAGAACCAGTCACGTGAGTGCCAGCCTGTTCAGGGATCGACCCAGAGCACATGGAGTAACCAACAGAACCAGGCCTCATCTTTGGGGAGCATCCAGTCCGAAGGGGGACACATTCCCTGTCCTGAGGGTGACCGCAGTCTGATGGTGGAGACATAGTCTGTGTCCTTAGGGAGTGTCTCCAGTCTTACTGGGAagataagaaagataaaaatagaatgcTATGTCTAAGTACCCTCTTCAACATTCCCTGGTTCTCATTCAGTTGAGGCCCACTCAGCTAAATCTGTACCAGATGGAGGCATTAAGTATGAAAAAACAGGGAAGAGAAACTATTTTGAGAAAAGAACATTGGATGATTCTGATTCAGGATCAGATTTAGGCCAGGAGAccctagagcagtagttctcaaccttcctttaatatagttcctcctgttgtggtgacccccacccataaaattattttcattgctacttcatcactgtcatgttgctactgtgatgaatcatcatgtaaatatctgatatgcaggatgtattttcattgttacaagttgaacataattaaagcatagggatgaatcacaaaaacaatatgtaatgatatatgtgtttttccgatggtcttaggtgtcccctgtgaaagggtcgttcgacccccaaagggggttggcgacccacaggtggagaaccgctgccctagagggagGTGGCCTTTTCCAAGAATTGGTGCTGAGTCCAGCAGCCTAAATTGATAATGCCAATTTATCAGTTTCTTTGcctttccagaaaacttctcccTGCCCCAGAAGTGTTACTTGCGCAGCCAAAGCTCTCATGAGAAGAGGCCGCTGGATatgccctccctcctcttcttgaAGAAAACTCACCGCCGTGATGTTTCTCTGAGGGATCTACTGGTGGTGGCCACCTCAGCCCGACTGGACCCGAGGCCTGACAGAAGACGTCTGGGTGCTATGAGGGAGCCGTGTATACAGGATCGGGAAGCATGCAATCACTGCCTGGTCTCTGGCCAAAAAGAATGTGAGAGGAAATAGGTAGGCCCACCCATAGTCCCTTAATGTGCCTGGTGCATTGGCAAGCaccatatgtatatatttatggaatgaatgttGGGTaagtaggtgggtggatggattggTAAGTAGACAATTAAGACTAACCTTAGTTAACGTGTGACCCCCGTGCAATTTATACTTCGGCTACGACTACTCTGTCCCCCCTGCTTTAGTGCACTTGGTCTTGTCTTCACTTACGGCTAAAATTGAGACCATCATTAAAGCCAGTCCCAGAAGTAGAACCATGTCAACTGTGAGGGGTTGATTTCCACAGCTTTCATGCTGTGCCAACCTGGCCTCGGCCCAGGCCGCTTGCCCCAAAGCTGGCCCTGTAATGGCGTGTACCGAGGGGACTGAGCAGCTGGACAGTGGGTACTGAGATGTGGAAACAAAGATCTTTAAGCTTTGATTCTACTGTGTGAAAGGACCAAAGGGAGCAGGGAGCCCCCTGTCAGAACTTCAGTTGGAATATAGAAACCTCAGAGAGCGCTACAGCATAGCGTTGCATGGTAGAGGGGTTTGAGCTGCTGGGCACACTTGCCTTTGGTGTACCAAAAGCCTTGCGTGCATTATCTCAATCCCCAGAGAAACTCTATGTGGTTAATAccatgtcattcttttttttcaaatgaggaaaccaaagtttagagaggttaagtgacttgcccaagaacaCACAGATAATGAGCTCCTAAGCGTGTGCTCTTAATCACCACCACTTATTATCTCTGGCCAGCCATCTTGGCTGCTCTTAAATTATCTATAGCAAATGTTTGGGGCTATAGGGAGGTAGGAAGATGAATGTAAAATGAATGTAGGTAAAATGAATTTCTGGTGACCATGGGTGAATCACCTGAGCATCTCCTGAAACACTAGATAAGAATGGTGATGATGTGTTAATTGGCCTGAATATTCTAGAGGCCATTTTACCATTTTACaggaaaatctaaaaaaaaaaatcttctttttCCTCCCCCCAGAATCAGACTGGATCTCTGctattccccaccccacccccattttactttttactcCCAGGAAATGATTTGTCTCTTCTTACAGTGTCTACAATGCCCATGGGATCAaccaaaagttttattttctcaactAGATATCCTAGTCTACTAAGTCCCTCCCTCTCACTAGCACCACTGAGGCCAACAGCCTTGCTTTTTGTGCCCTCCCAGTTAGCTGACAGTGTAGGACCATGACTTCTGGGAGTTATCGATGTTGTCCCGGGACACGCCCCAGTTGCTCCTACCGGTGTCATTCCCATGGGCCCCTCACATGGCACCATCATCCAGAACACTCCCCCAGACAGAGCAGTGCGAGGGAGGAGTGTGTCAGAGGAGGGTTCACAACTTTCAAGAATCCAAAGTCCTCAGTCCACCAACAGGCCTGTGTCAGTTGGTCTTCAACTCCAAAGAGcaaaggcagagagagggctaGACATGATGGAGAACTCAGAGCCCCGAGTGAGAGAATTGGGGCAGTCATCACCACCAGGTACAGATCATACTTCCTCCCATCCCAGCCACCTCAGTACCCAGACATCTTCCTGCTACTGCCCCTACCAGCCCCACTCAATCTCGCCAGTGAAGACAGAGGTGAGGTGAGAGTGCCCAGCCTGCAGATGTTTCTTCCATCAACCTACAGAAATGCTGCATTTCCCCCTCATGtgtacattaataaaataaatcaccaTGCTCGATGCCAGGACAAGGAGCCCGATTCGTTAATATTGTGAAGGGCCTAAAATGTTATCCTGGGAAGTGTTCCCCTTAACTCCGTGGGCTGTGGAAAACCACTGCAGGTTTTTGAACGGGAGAGAGATTTCATGGAGGGTGAGAACGATGGATCTGGTAGCAGGTGGTAGGACGGATGAGTGGCAAGGAGAGAGCCTGAGGTAGGAGAGAGGTTTGGAGGCTCAGACAGTGGCCTGCGTTTGAAGCCCTGGCAGCTCCTATCAGAATGGCTGACGGTGGGAAAGAAAAGCGGGCAGGCCAGTCAGCCATCGTAGAGCTGGGCATGGCATTGAACAAATGGAGGGAACAAGGAAACGGGAACAAAAAGGCGGCTTCCAGAGAACTGAGTCCCTGAAAGAAAATAAGGACATTGGGAGAAGCAGCTTTGGGGGATGGAGATCAGAGAGTCTGTGTCATAAAGCAAGTGGATGAGTTCCTGTCCTCAGATGGGTTGAAAAGAGCAGCACTAACGGAAAAGTTTCTCGATGCAAAAATAACTTTCCTAAAATTATTAGGAAAATGGCCACGTTGGTCTGGGCAGGTTTTTCCAGGCTCAGAACGATCTGGGCAGCTAAAAGGACTGTGCGCTCACCTTGCTGTGGACCAAATTGGtcagtgagggggtggggtggggtggggaagtggggtggggttGACCTGGATCTAGAATGCTCCCTCGGAGGGTTCTGATGCATAGCCATGTTTGGGAGCCACTTACCTGGCTCACCCACACTGGACAGCCCCTGGCCCACCTCAAACAGGCAGGACACCTCTCCTGAGCCTTCGAAGGCTGATCTCAGAGTCCAGTTTTGCTTCCACCCTGGCAGGGAGTGTAAGTCAGGCAGATTGGCAGCTGTTCTAAGCGTCCTCCCCCGCCCATCCTGGGTGATTACATGAACCGAATAGAATCATGCACAACCCTCGTCTTTACAACTGGCATGTCCCTTGGCTTAATGACAGGGCACTGTGGCGTTTCAAACTTGAGGAATCTAAAGCAGCAATAAAATGGGTTTTGCAAATTGTTAGGGAGTCCACGAAGACCTTGGAACTGCAATTTCCTAAGTATTGCTTTCGATGATTTTGCATTCTCCAGCCATGACTCtcaccagcagcctggggaagccaAGCAGGCAGTGTGTCCTGTGGAGGGTACGTCACGCCTCCTGAGGGCACACTGTGTGCTGGGGAGGTGGCTGGAGGCTCCAGGAGCCGTCTCGGGGTGGGAGGGGTTGTGATTGTTCTGAGCACGTGTTCTTCCCATCAGACACCTGCTAATCATGCTTCCTGCTAATCATGCTTCCGTCAAGACACTCCCACCACCATGGGCTCTGACGGGTCTGGGGTGATCTTCAGCAAGGGCCCCCCCTTTCTCTTTACTCCGGAACATCTACTGTCTGCAGAAAGCATGAGGAAAGAAGTGTGGGAAACAAAACGAGTCCTTTAAAAGTCTAGGGCTGGTGCCTGGTCTCTCTGGCCCTTTGATTTCTTTTCCTGCTATTTCCTGGTTCCTTTTAACCCTCGAAAATGTACTTTTTGGGCAACCATTGTGAAAGGAAAGACTGTGGTGCCCCTCCACCACCCTGCTCCCTCAAGCCTCGTAGTCTTAGGAAAGATAGCACAAAGGGACCCCATCCGTCTGAGGAAGAGATGGAGGCCGCAGGAAGCTGCAGCAGGCAGTGCTGGGACAGGTCCCTCTTGCCGTGAGCAGCATTGGTAGGCATGCTCACCAGGAGCAGAATGCCAGCTGCCTCAGCAGTTATGCCAGGTGGGAGAGCAAACACCGAAATCCTGTTGGCAAAGCCAGCAGGGCCAGCACACTGTGGCCAAAGCAAACAGAGGCCGAGGCAGGCCAGCTGCAATGAACTCTCACTTCTACTCGGATCTGGCAGAGGGTGAGACTGAGCTA
The genomic region above belongs to Myotis daubentonii chromosome 16, mMyoDau2.1, whole genome shotgun sequence and contains:
- the TTLL6 gene encoding tubulin polyglutamylase TTLL6 → MCSCRYESVRRAAQQYGLREGGENDDWTLYWTDFSVSLERVMEMKSYQKINHFPGMSEICRKDLLARNMSRMSKLFPKDFHFFPRTWCLPADWGELQNYSRSRKNKTYICKPDSGCQGRGIFITRTVKEIKPGEDMICQLYISKPFIIDGFKFDLRIYVLITSCDPLRIFTYKEGLARFATTSYSHPCTDNLDDICMHLTNYSINKHSSNFVQDSLSGSKRKLSTFNTYMESHGYNVEQIWRDIEDVIIKTIISAYPIIKHNYHTCFPNHTLNSACFEILGFDILLDRKLKPWLLEVNHSPSFSTDSCLDKEVKDSLLYDTLVLINLGSCDKKKVLEEEKQRGRFLQQCRSREAKIKELKGFQALRQEKTEKYEKENGGSFHLIYPNLNSEKYEKFFQDNNSLFQNTATSRARELYARQLIQELRLKQEKKSLQTKEKKVEMQGESAGEHARGKGAKSWQQTQQRKYKAAATQVSKQSLTLVPSAPDMLLDVRDEKKNETEISLNQEAPKKEDGPASPEPSSARHYCSLPDLRNSSLFSCSGLDLSKPISRIKEVKCASVVNILPSPVLLSSLETSETCTQFSDSPESPLLSTTNSPECSSPEMDRVVSLKCKQQTPQYLFQEKISTISLPAKSQRYSLNPRWTWLKNNARKQHLMSELFTKVHLREKLSLFPASCNPKLALQNQSQNFSLPQKCYLRSQSSHEKRPLDMPSLLFLKKTHRRDVSLRDLLVVATSARLDPRPDRRRLGAMREPCIQDREACNHCLVSGQKECERK